Part of the Nicotiana sylvestris chromosome 2, ASM39365v2, whole genome shotgun sequence genome, AAAGATTTGTGAAAGctacgctcatctctctcaaaagaatgtcgcaagtacgactctaagtaccataggcttgcccctaatgtaaatcaccactaatgtaagctcaatCAGCTTGAAATCACGCAGGGCTTTTTCGGAATGCAATTAAGGCATTTGGGATAAGGTTGGATATGCTATGATCGAcgggttcatctttccttaaacACTCCATTTTCTCTTATCGCTCATGCTTTGCAAACTCTTTGAGGCATTTTCTtttccttaggggaactagagagacttggcatcactctttcttggtcatgataTTTATTTTCTCCTTCTTTGCTTTCTCCACGCTTTGCAtcattacttttctttgaatcccttcaactcttcaacttattcactttcttttttgcatttttctttttgttctttctatcttatttcttgcctttccttctcttcatttcttttctctttttgtgccttgGTACCTTTTTCAAAATCCTCGTctttcccccaaacttatgcttttagCCAATTTTTTCTCAAGAGTGTTAAGGAAAACTcgagtgccaagagagggtcacaaCAAAATGGGTCAAGGCTTGTAATatggttatcaaatgagaaaTTTTTTTAGGCttaaatgggttgactagggataacaacattggtgggccatggaaaatttcaaGCGGGCCAatgagagcctacaatcacttctcaagccaagcaaaacttaaaatttcatcTCGAAACACATTCTgggaaagttctagaccattcgcacgggtacttggacttgcCACAAAAATATCTCACCTCTCATACAActggattgttaaagaggatagagtcgaggATCCATAATGACCATATTCAAGATTGAAAATCCCTATGGTTTGACTAAACCACTCGATGActgcttaagtcaacacaagagtcagcAGGTCAttaactagagctatttctttcTAAAAAGGTTGTTTTTAATTATAAGCACGTAGTTAggtgtgttggtaccaagtgaagcatgttTGACTCTTCGAGCCTGACTCAATTAggtctttttattcattattactactattcttACCTAAATACCAAAAACgtactcaatcccttaagaaggttgtcacgccatccattattgggaagagtcacccggttcacacaaaaactACCTTTGGATAGAACCGttgcattaagaaaaccaaaggcttattgtccaataaaacataaaaagaagATACTAGATTAAAAAGAAGTTATTAGATTAAACAAGAAGCTACTAAATTAAACATTGACTAATAAGAAAACAGAATAAAGAAgctaaaaaaaactattgaaagCATAATGAATATACATAATgagagaagaaaagagagaatatatacatgaagagagagagagagagagagagagagagagagagagaggagggaatatatatacatgataaagagaaagaagaaaatattgtcagttattacaaaccaaatgtcTAGAAATCATCCAAATAGCAAATAAACTCCACCCCTCCCCCCgaataaaaataagcattgtccccaatacttaacaaaataataataaagaaggGTAAAAGTGAAGAGGACTCCCTATGTGGCCTTGGACATCTTCGTATCCAGAGCAGCGTCACCCCCCCAGTCTCCTCTAactggatctcatcatcctcGGCTCTAGGAGTAACTGGGTTGGTAAACATATGGTGCACCGCCTCAGTGTCGGCAGCCAGatctggctcctcagactggccaactGCTGCTACTAGAGCCAATGGTGATGCTGGATCTGCTGGTACTGGTGGATGTGCCTCTATCAGCATGTCAAATGAAAGATCACCAACTTCTGCTATCCTGGTCACCTCTTTTCTCAGCCTGTCAACTGATTTCTTGGACGCTTGTGATTTTTTCATCTTCTTTACCTGCTTCCCCAACTCCTCAATCACTGCTCCATGTGCTACCAAGGTGTTCATGATGGTGGTCTGGTTCTCCAAGATCTTCTTCAATGTATCCTCCATTGTCGGAGGAATCTAGGGTGCCGAAGTGGACGACTGTGCTGCAACAATATTGGATATATCAGACAACTTTGTAGtggctgtctgcatccagttgttgaggctCGCCAGTGTATGGGATACGCACAACGTAGATAGTGGATGAGTGGGCATGGGAACCGACTTCAAAGTCGAGGTGGAAGGCACTGATGCTGAAGGACATGAAGTAGGAGGTAGAGGCGTAGCTTCTGCACTATCGTAAGGCTCTGCTACTGTCTCTGCAGCTACCCCGACAGGCTCGTCAGACTGGCCTATAGTAGTAGAGGGTTGACCCTTTTTCTTTGGGTTTCCACCACCCATCAAAAAATACCATGATAAGGGCTTCTTTGCTTGCACCTTGGTGTCAAAATCCCTCGGCTCCACCCCCGAATATGTAAGGTACTTAGTGATAGTGTTGGGATACGGGTCATACTGGAGGCGGCTCCAGGACTTTAAGAATTTCAGCTAGCCATGATCGAGCTGCATCTCCCAGTGCTAACATTTCCAGGTATTACAAAGGCTCCACATCTTCAAATCCTAACTACGTGTTCAGGGTGTTATGATCGAATATCACCTTTAGATTTCTTAGTTTTGTTACCTTGGTCCCTTTCTTTATATGTGCCACATTGGCATAAAATTCGTAGACTAAGTATTCCTTGGCATCTACCACACGCTGGGTGAACCACATCCACCCCTTCCGCTCCCAAACTTGTCTCAACACTGCCGGGCTGTATTTATCAAGGTCTTTCAACATGAACTGACACTCAATAGTGGGCGATCTTACCGGCCACTAATCTCTGAAACTTGTGAAGGCAATTAGACTAACAAACCTATCTTCCCACGTCTCTTTCTTCTTCGACCTCTCAAGGCCGAAAACTTACGTATAACCCCCTCTTACATCATCTAGGATATCATCAACATCCACTATAGTAGCTGGTGTGTCGGGAGCAATGTAGATGAGGGATCCGAAGCCTGATTGTCACCTTCCGAACCCTCAGAAGTGCTCTTAGAGGTGGAAGACTTGTCTCGGAGTTGATATCTTCCTTGAAGCTGCTGTGTCTGTGATTAAATAGAAGGCTTCTCTTGCATTGAGTCACCCTTCGATACTTTCCTAGATGGGACATAAGAGATTGATTCAGCAGGCTCTACATCTCTACCTCGGCCAGCTGTCACCTTTTTGGATATAACTCTTTGAAGGGCGAGGGTTAAGGCACTATTGCCTCGGCCTCTGGAAGGTTCACCCCTCCCCTTTGATGTATCATCAAGACCTTGTGATCTAACCATTTTCTATAACAAACAACAACAAGAGTTAGTTCTAGTTCAAGTGTAGATAAATAGACATTCATAGAACAAACCATGTTGCAGGGTGGGGAAATGCGGTTTGCACAATTGCAAGTGCGGCCGCAGCCTGGGTTATACGGACCACACAATTTGAACTTGTGCCCGCAGACATAAAACTGTGGTCCGCAAAATTTTGAGTGTGGTCCCCACAATTGtcattgcggccgcacaataGATACCTTAAAATAACAACTCTCTGAAGACAGAGATTGGCCTGATCTACGGCCGTACACACTTTTCTACGGCCGTGATTGAATTTCTGCGATCTGCAAAATCTTTCATCACTAGCTTCCCTAATCTACACTTCTGCAGACAACACAATTTCTTGTGCGGCCGCAGATTTCAAAATTAAATCGGGCAGATTCCTTAAGGGTTTCGATTTATGCACAAATTGGACATAGTGATAACAATTAAACATGATAATCAAAATACCCACTCCCCAAATAGAAAATAGAAGTCGACCCAATACAATTTAAACCCCACAGGGATATGAAATTGTCAAATGGTATAAAATAACTAACAAAttgtaaattaaactaagaaaatTGAAGAATCATAGAAATGATTTGAACATACCAGTGATAAAGCAGTGCCAAAGATTGATTACATATGCGTATTTAGGTGGTAGATGATTGAAtagatgtgtgcaaaattttagccTTTTTTGATTGCTTAGAGAATGGAAAGTTGGAACAGTAGCCTTAGGGTTACTATTTATACACAGTGGGTCTGGCTAAGGAATCAAGAGACAAGTACGGCCGCAGAATTCCTTTGGCAGTCCGCACTCTGTACCCGGGGTACTAATTTCCTTTGATGATCTACGGTCCGCAGATTTAGTccttatgcggtccgcactctgtTACCCGGGGTTCCAATTTCCTTTGATGATGTACGGTCCGCAAATTTAGTTGTGCGGCCGTATTTTGGTGTGGACCGCAAATTtcattgtgcggccgcactttgGTTGTTTCTCTAACAaacaaacttcagagagtttgAATTTTCCCATCTCAAGTTATGCGGCCCACATAAGAGTTGTGCAGCTGCAGTTGCCTTCTACTGTATCattcaaaattgtgcggtcctcAGAATACATGTGTGGTCTGcactttttccaatttttttgaGCATAGTTCCAATAAAGCACACTCATTACTGCAACACACTTCAAATCCAGTTAGCACAAAATAAGACCTATctaaagaataagaaaagaaaaaaaaaataaaaataaacatgggCTTCCTCCCAAGAAGCACTTGATTTAACATCGTAGCACGATGCAAATTAccatcacttgaaatgaattaTTGCCACGACATGGACATCACCAACTTTTCCCAGATAATGCTTCACTCGGTGACCATTGACTATAAACGcctcattatttttatttttcaagtccaatgaaccaaagggtgtcacacccactacctcaaatgggccactccatttagactttaaCTTTCCGGGAAACATACGTAACCGTGAATTGAACAACAACATAAGATCACCCTCTTTAaactctttgttccaaatgtaCTTGTTATGAAGATATTTCATCTTCTCTTTGTATAAGAACGAACTTGTTAATGCATGGTACCAAAACTCATTCAACTCATTCAAATGTGCCACCCTTAAGTTGGCggcgacatcccactcaagattcaaATTCTTTAAAGCTcacatggctttgtgctcaaGCTCCactggaagatgacaagctttttcGAACACCAATCGATATGGAGACATTCTGATAGGTATTTTGTAagccgtcctataagcccataaagtATCATCAAGTTTCTTGGACCAATCTGTCCGGTTAACATTCACTGTTTTGGACAAAATGCTCTTTATCTCCTAGTTGGAGAAGTCCACTTGATTGCTTGCTTGTGGATGATAGGGAATCattatgagtgacaccatacttagtGAATAAGGTGTCTaaagctttgttgcaaaaatgtaACCCCCCTCGCTCATGATAGCCTGCGGAGTACCAAACTTTATGAAattattcttcttcaaaaatgccaccacacttctcgcttcattgttgggtaaagcaatAGTATAAACCCATATGGACACATGATCAACCACGACCAAAATGTAGGTGTTTCCACAAAAACTCACAAAAGggcccatgaagtcaataccccacacatcgaAAATGTCAATCTCTAAAATGGTGCTGAggggcatttcatttttctttgagattccaccggccctttgacattcatcaccaTGCTTGACCAGATCAATTGCATCCTTGTAAAGAATGGGCCAATAAAAACCGTAACTTAGCACTTTGGCCACCGTTCTTGCTCCACCATGGTGGCCACAATACGACAAAGAATGATAAGCCCCAAGAATTTCACATTGTTCCTCCTCTGGTATACATCTTCTAATCACTCCATCCGTACAAATCCGAAAAAGgtatggttcatcccaataatagtcttGGCAATCCTATTTGAGCTTCTTATTTTGGTTTGAAGAGAGCTCATTCGGGATGATACCACTTACGACAAAATTTGCTAGATCCGCGAACCATGGCACCTCTTTTATTGAAATAGCGAAGAGTTGCTCATCGGAGAAgaagtcattgatttcaaggccatcatgtgGCCTCCCCTCGTACTTGGATGTCTATATCAAACTCTTGTAAcaaaagcacccatctcatcaaccgggctttagaatctttcttgctcataagATAACGAAATGCCCCATGATCTGTGTGGAAAATCacttttgcacccatcaagtacgAGCGAAACTTCACAATAACAAATACAATGGCAAGGATCTCTTTCTTCATGAGTGAgtagttgacttgggcactatTTGCTAGTAGACCAGATGAAAAATCTTATTGATGCGTTGCCCCAAAACAGCCCTACCGCTATATCGcttgcatcgcacatgagctcaaaaggaacactccaatttggagcggtgATTATGGGAGTAGTATTCAACTTGAACTTTAGCAATTCAAAGgctctcatgcaatcatcattgaagtggaacttagcatctttctccaaaagcttgcacaacgggttcaccactttagataaatccttgatgaaacgccaGTAAAATCCCACGCGGCCTAAGAAACTCCGCACGCCTCTCACCGAAGTcggaggtggaagtttagaaatcacctcaatctttgccttgtcgACTTCAATGACATTCTTTGAGATCTTGTGGCCAAAGACAATGCCCTCCTCGatcatgaaatgacatttctcccaattgagcaccaaGTTTGTTTCTTCACTTCTTGCCAACACTTTAAACAAGTTTGCTAGACAATCATCAAAGGAATTCCCAACCACcgaaaagtcatccatgaagacttcaaggtaatcctccaccatgtccgtgaagatcaccatcatacacctttgaaaagtcgccggTGCATTGCATAACCCAAATGGCTTCTGCTTGAAGGTgaaagtaccataaggacatgtaaatgtAGTTTTCTCTTGATCCTCTGAAGAAATAAGAATTTGGTTGTAGCTAGAATACCtatcaaggaaataatagaaagCATGTCCggccaatctatcaagcatttgatctaggAAGGGAAGTGGAAAATGGTCCTTCCTTATAACTTTGTTGAGCTtacgatagtccatacacactctcctCCTGATCactgttcttgtaggaatcaactcattcttatcAATGGTCACCACCGTAATGCCCCTCTTTTTCAGGACACATTTAAccagagaagtccatgaactatcagaaATAAGGTAGACAACCCCGACGTCTAACCACTTGATGATATCCTTTTCGACAacttcttgcatggcttcattAAGTCTCatttgatgttcaatagatggtttaGCACCTTCCCCCAAGTTAATCTTTTGCACGCAAAATACGGGTTTATCCCCCGAGTATCGACCAATGTCCATacaatagccttcttccttttttGTAGCACCAGTAATGTGGagtctacctgcacgttagtcaaacaagaggaaagaataaccggtaaaaTAGAACAacgaccaagaaattcataccgaagatgtggaggcaatgtcTTAAACTCTAAGATAGGAGGCTCCTCAATTAAAGGTTTGTTGGAGGAGTTGTCCTATTTTCAAGATACAATTTGCGGGGTtcataagtgtacgaccccattccttgcaaagagttcacacaTTCCTTGAAGCCATCCATCTCGTCATCATTAAAGTTGAAAAAGACGGCCTCCAATGTATAATCAACATTCATCACATGACTTGTTTCATCTACAATCACATCGGTCACCAAGTCCACAAAAGAACACACCTCTTTGCTATTGGGTTGCCTAAGGgacttacacacatggaaaaccactttttcatcaccaactCGGAAGGTAAGTTCTCCGGTTTCAACATTAACTAGatccttccccgtagcaaggaaagttCTCCCAAGAATAATCGATACCTCATagtcaacctcacaatcaagaaAGACAAATCCGTcggaagaatgaatttatcaTCACGAACCAATACATCCTCAATCActcccaatggtctcttcatggtACGATCGGCAATTTGTAATCTCATAGATGTGTGTCTTGGTTGACCAATCTCCAAAGTCTTGAAACCAAATAGGGCATCATATTTatacttgccccaagatcacaaagagcttttGCAAACTCAGCACTTCCAATTGTACAAGGAATCGTGAAAGCGCTGGGATGCTCCAACTTTGGAGCCATTGAATacacaattgcactcacttgacaAGTCATTTTTATAGTTTCAAAATTTATCAATCACTTCTTTGTcactaaatccttcataaacttTGCATAACTGGGTATTTGCTCCAAAGCTTCAACCAATGGCACATTGATCGATAGATTCTtgatcatgtcaatgaactttttgaattagTTCTTGCCATTTTTCTTGGCAAGCCTTTGAGGTTATGGAGGAGGAGGCTTAGGcaatggtgccttagccttttgcaCTACCAGTTCCGGTATGTCAACAATGtgatccctagacgggttcacttcctcttgagtctcttccacatcatcatcaatatcaatccgcacttCATCATTTACTTTCACCTTATTATTCGGGGTTTCATTTTCTTGTACCACTTGCTCATCATCCACAAGTTTCCTTTGACTTGAGGTAGGTGCATTCCCACCTTTTCCACTCCTTACATAGAATTCGCAAGACAAGATAAACTAAAAAATGAATAATGAGATAAGCCTACCTCAGCTGTGCGCGAAGAACCGTATGAAGATCAGGAACAAGCAATGTCTAAAGAACGGGGTCATTAATGGATCTAAGATGCTGTAGTTAGTGAGAAGTAGTGCTGAGAGGAGAAGAGCCAGTGGATGAATGTTTCGATTTATAGCTAAACACCCAGCTATCAGAAATGTAACTCCAAGACTCTTAGTTTCACTGTCAGGATGTGATTTCTCAATCATCTTCTCACGATCTACATTACTGATAGTTTGTTTTCATTCTcaactttttctttcttcttagcaaCCTTCTGTTTAAAGCTCTTGTATGCTGCAGACTGCGAAAAGTTCTTATAGCAGAGGGATAGCTGTTACAATTCCTTtcttcttagggaactctgaaaCGACGCATCTCATAAGGTTCAGTCAGCCAAATCAATAATTCTGCAGCTCTAAGCTCATTACCAATATCATTAGAATAATTAAGCTTTTCCCCACCACTTGATGTAACTCGACAAATCAATCTTTCTATCCATCCAAAGCCACCAACATACTCATTGTCCCCGGAGACATTACCACCTTTAAAATTTTTTTTAAGGATGAAACATCCTGAGCATCAGTAATTATTTGGCACTAAATTCAAAGGTCTAATGAGGAATTCTACTATTACAGCAAGTTTCCTTCTACATAACAAAGTTATACTCACCATAATGCGTACTATTAATGTAATCAACTCCAGGAATGCAACCGGATTGTGGATCCCATCGACTAGAGTGGTGTGGAAAGAAAAGGTGGAAGAAATCATAAAAATTAACGAATCCGACATAGCTAATGAAGTTCAAAAACCAGTAAAACAAGTAGACATGAATATGATAAAAAAGATAAGATAATATTTGGTGTGCTCATCATATTTATCTTTTTAATTCAGCGAGCTGTATAAACAAACA contains:
- the LOC138884971 gene encoding AP2-like ethylene-responsive transcription factor At2g41710 codes for the protein MNSIYTQAFNRVTEIVTDYLRDLEEMQNVSREDYLASLRRKSSGISKGISKYLPLSSYVGFVNFYDFFHLFFPHHSSRWDPQSGCIPGVDYINSTHYGGNVSGDNEYVGGFGWIERLICRVTSSGGEKLNYSNDIGNELRAAELLIWLTEPYEMRRFRSAAYKSFKQKVAKKKEKVENENKLSVM